In one window of Thermus aquaticus DNA:
- the trpE gene encoding anthranilate synthase component I codes for METIRPFRRTLLADLETPVTAYLKLSEKAPVSFLLESVERGRQSRFSIVGVGARRTFRLKDGVFTVNGEEVRTQDPLRTLYEAVFAPLERHPDLPPFFGGVVGYAAYDLIRYYEKLPSLKPDDLALPDLLFLEPEVVVVFDHTKSLLHLVAPEKDPEVAEARLAWAERKLKGPLPGVPGERAGGRASFQADMDREAYLEAVRKALRYIKAGDIFQVVLSLRLSSPLTVHPFALYRALRSVNPSPYMGYLDLGEVVLVSASPESLLRSDGKKVVTRPIAGTRPRGKDEEEDRRLAEELLKDEKERAEHLMLLDLSRNDIGRVAAFGTVRVVEPMHVERYSHVMHLVSTVEGVLAEGKTPLDALASVLPMGTVSGAPKIRAMEIIEELEPHRRGPYGGAFGYLAYDGAMDMALTLRTFVVAGGKMHVQAGAGIVADSVPEREYEECLNKARALLKAVEMAEAGL; via the coding sequence ATGGAGACCATAAGACCTTTCCGAAGAACCCTGCTGGCGGACCTGGAGACTCCGGTGACCGCCTACCTGAAGCTTTCGGAGAAGGCCCCCGTGAGCTTCCTCCTGGAGTCGGTGGAAAGAGGGCGGCAGAGCCGCTTCTCCATCGTGGGCGTGGGGGCGAGGCGCACCTTCCGCTTGAAGGACGGGGTCTTCACCGTGAACGGGGAGGAGGTGAGGACCCAAGACCCCCTGCGTACCCTTTACGAGGCCGTTTTCGCCCCTCTGGAGCGCCACCCGGACCTTCCCCCCTTCTTTGGCGGCGTGGTGGGGTACGCCGCCTACGACCTCATCCGCTACTACGAGAAGCTACCGAGCCTCAAGCCCGACGACCTGGCCCTCCCTGACCTCCTCTTCCTGGAGCCCGAGGTGGTGGTGGTCTTTGACCACACCAAAAGCCTCCTCCACCTGGTGGCCCCGGAAAAGGACCCGGAGGTCGCCGAGGCCCGGCTTGCCTGGGCGGAGCGCAAGCTAAAGGGTCCCCTCCCCGGGGTGCCGGGGGAGAGGGCGGGGGGGAGGGCCAGCTTCCAGGCCGACATGGACCGGGAGGCCTACCTGGAGGCGGTGAGGAAGGCCCTCCGCTACATCAAGGCCGGGGACATCTTCCAGGTGGTCCTCTCCCTAAGGCTTTCCTCCCCCCTCACCGTCCACCCCTTCGCCCTTTACCGGGCCTTGAGGAGCGTGAACCCGAGCCCCTACATGGGCTATCTGGACCTGGGGGAGGTGGTTCTGGTCTCGGCCAGCCCGGAAAGCCTCCTCCGCTCCGACGGCAAAAAGGTGGTGACCCGGCCCATCGCCGGCACCAGGCCCCGCGGTAAGGACGAGGAGGAGGACCGGAGGCTCGCCGAGGAGCTTCTGAAGGACGAGAAGGAGCGGGCCGAGCACCTCATGCTTTTGGACCTCTCCCGCAACGACATCGGCCGGGTGGCCGCCTTCGGCACGGTGCGGGTGGTGGAGCCCATGCACGTGGAGCGCTACTCCCACGTCATGCACCTGGTCTCCACCGTGGAGGGGGTTTTGGCCGAGGGCAAGACTCCCCTAGACGCCCTGGCCAGCGTCCTGCCCATGGGCACCGTCTCCGGGGCCCCCAAGATCCGGGCCATGGAGATCATTGAGGAGCTGGAGCCCCACCGCCGGGGGCCCTACGGCGGGGCCTTCGGTTACCTGGCCTACGACGGGGCCATGGACATGGCCCTTACCCTGCGCACCTTCGTGGTAGCGGGCGGGAAGATGCACGTGCAGGCGGGAGCGGGCATCGTGGCCGACTCGGTGCCGGAGAGGGAATACGAGGAGTGCCTCAACAAGGCGAGGGCCCTCCTCAAGGCGGTGGAGATGGCGGAGGCCGGCTTATGA
- a CDS encoding anthranilate synthase component II, translating into MRVLVIDNYDSFTYNLVQYLGELGARPVVWRNDQFALEEVEALNPDRILISPGPCTPFEAGLSLPLIARYAPRYPIFGVCLGHQAIGAAFGGKVVPAPVIMHGKVSEIHHDGTGVFRGLKSPFPATRYHSLVVEEVPEDLVVNAWVEEAGGRTVMGFRHRAFPTHGVQFHPESYLTEAGKLILKNFLEDPWTR; encoded by the coding sequence GTGAGGGTTCTCGTAATAGACAACTACGATAGCTTCACCTACAACCTGGTCCAGTACCTGGGGGAGCTTGGGGCGAGGCCCGTGGTCTGGCGGAACGACCAGTTCGCCCTCGAGGAGGTGGAGGCCCTGAACCCCGACCGGATCCTCATCAGCCCCGGGCCCTGCACCCCCTTTGAGGCGGGGCTTTCCCTTCCCCTGATCGCCCGCTACGCCCCCCGCTACCCCATCTTTGGGGTCTGCCTGGGGCACCAGGCCATCGGGGCCGCCTTCGGGGGCAAGGTGGTGCCGGCCCCGGTCATCATGCACGGCAAGGTGAGCGAGATCCACCACGACGGCACCGGGGTCTTCCGGGGCCTCAAGAGCCCCTTCCCCGCCACCCGCTACCACTCCTTGGTGGTGGAGGAGGTCCCCGAGGACCTGGTGGTGAACGCCTGGGTGGAGGAGGCGGGGGGGCGGACGGTCATGGGCTTCCGCCACCGGGCCTTTCCCACCCACGGGGTCCAGTTCCACCCGGAAAGCTACCTGACCGAGGCGGGTAAGCTGATCCTCAAGAACTTCCTGGAGGACCCATGGACGCGCTGA
- the trpD gene encoding anthranilate phosphoribosyltransferase has product MDALKKALLGEVLEEEEAYGLMQALMRGEVSPVKAAGLLTAMALRGERPHEIAAMARAMREAARPLPVKRRPLLDIVGTGGDHQGLLNLSTLGALVAAAGGVAVAKHGNRAASSKAGSADLLEALGVDLEAPPERVGEAIEALGFGFLFARVFHPAMHHVAPVRAELGIRTVFNLLGPLTNPAGADRYVLGVFSPKWLSPMAEALERLGARGLVVHGEGADELVLGENRVVEVGKGAYALTPEAVGLRRAPLEALRGGSPQENADLARRVLKGEEKGPIGEAVALAAGAGFYAAEKAPTLEAGVRLAREVLASGEAYLLLERYVTFLKG; this is encoded by the coding sequence ATGGACGCGCTGAAGAAAGCCCTTTTAGGCGAGGTCTTGGAGGAGGAGGAGGCCTATGGCCTCATGCAGGCCCTCATGCGGGGGGAGGTCTCCCCGGTAAAGGCGGCGGGCCTCCTCACCGCCATGGCCCTGAGGGGGGAGAGGCCCCACGAGATCGCCGCCATGGCCCGGGCCATGCGGGAGGCGGCGAGGCCTTTGCCTGTAAAAAGGCGGCCCCTTCTGGACATCGTGGGTACCGGGGGGGACCATCAGGGCCTCTTGAACCTCTCCACCCTGGGGGCTCTGGTGGCGGCGGCGGGCGGGGTGGCCGTGGCCAAGCACGGGAACCGGGCGGCGAGCTCCAAGGCGGGCTCGGCCGACCTCCTGGAGGCCTTGGGCGTGGACCTCGAGGCCCCGCCCGAGCGGGTGGGGGAGGCCATTGAGGCCTTGGGCTTCGGCTTCCTCTTCGCCCGGGTCTTCCACCCCGCTATGCACCACGTGGCCCCGGTGAGGGCGGAGCTCGGCATCCGCACTGTCTTCAACCTCCTGGGCCCCCTCACCAACCCCGCCGGGGCGGACCGGTACGTCCTGGGGGTCTTTAGCCCCAAGTGGCTTTCCCCCATGGCCGAGGCCCTGGAGCGGCTTGGGGCCAGGGGCCTGGTGGTCCACGGGGAGGGGGCGGACGAGCTCGTCTTGGGGGAGAACCGGGTGGTGGAGGTGGGGAAGGGGGCCTACGCCCTCACGCCCGAGGCCGTGGGCCTCAGGCGGGCTCCCCTCGAGGCCCTAAGGGGCGGCTCCCCCCAGGAGAACGCCGACCTGGCCCGCAGGGTCTTAAAGGGGGAGGAGAAGGGGCCCATAGGGGAGGCCGTGGCCCTGGCAGCGGGGGCCGGGTTCTACGCGGCGGAGAAGGCCCCCACCCTGGAGGCGGGGGTGCGCCTGGCTCGGGAGGTCCTGGCCTCGGGGGAGGCCTACCTCCTCCTGGAGCGGTACGTGACCTTCCTCAAGGGCTAG
- a CDS encoding Uma2 family endonuclease, translating to MPRKAPLRRASFEEFLALEATSSERHEFVEGLVFAMAGGTDYHNRLVARILLALLPAAERAGCEAFAEGMLLKVEDAAYYPDVFVTCEEPLDGARYKKTACLVVEVLSEGTEAIDRGEKLHRYRKLPGLQAYVLVSQEAKRVEVYRRLPDGGWRYEVVEEGQVPLPCVEVSLDLEALYRGLPV from the coding sequence ATGCCCCGGAAGGCCCCCCTGCGCCGGGCCAGCTTTGAGGAGTTTCTGGCCCTCGAGGCCACCTCCTCCGAGCGCCACGAGTTCGTGGAAGGCCTGGTCTTCGCCATGGCCGGGGGAACGGACTACCACAACCGCCTGGTGGCCCGCATCCTCCTCGCCCTCCTACCGGCGGCGGAAAGGGCGGGGTGCGAGGCCTTCGCCGAGGGCATGCTCCTCAAGGTGGAAGACGCCGCCTATTACCCCGACGTGTTCGTCACCTGCGAGGAGCCCCTGGACGGCGCCCGGTACAAGAAGACTGCCTGCTTAGTGGTGGAGGTCCTCTCCGAGGGGACGGAGGCCATAGACCGGGGAGAAAAGCTCCACCGCTACCGCAAGCTCCCCGGCCTTCAGGCCTACGTCCTGGTCTCCCAGGAGGCCAAGCGGGTGGAGGTCTACCGCCGTCTCCCGGACGGGGGCTGGCGCTACGAGGTGGTGGAGGAAGGCCAGGTGCCCCTTCCCTGCGTGGAGGTCTCCTTGGACCTGGAGGCCCTCTACCGGGGGCTTCCCGTCTAG